GACGGCCCGGAGCGCGAGGCATGGCCGAACATCGGCTATGTCCGCGTGCGGCCCCGCTGGGTGCGGTTCAGCGATTTTGGCGCGGTGCCGGAGCGGGTTGCTGAGATCAAACTGGCGTAGACGTGTAGCGCTGGAAATTTGGTTCGGTTTCGCTACGCTGGCTTCATGAAACTCGGCTTCGAAGAATCGCAAACCTCTTACACCAGCGGCTCCCAAAGCGCTCGTGCCTGGACGGAGGCCTGGGTCAAGGCTTGGGCCTATTGTCCGCACTGCGGCACTGCAAAGATGTCGCAGTTCCCGAACAACAGTCCGGTGGCGGATTTCCTGTGCGGATCGTGCAGCGAGGAGTTCGAGCTCAAGAGCCAGAAGGGGAAGTTCGGCCCTAAGGTTGCTGACGGCGCCTACAAGACGAAGTGTGAGCGGCTCGCGGCGAGCAACAATCCCAACCTTCTCCTGATGAACTACGATCTGAAGCCGCTTGCAGTCGTCAATCTGCTGATCGTTCCCAAGCACTTCTTCGTCCATGACATCATCGAGGAACGGAAGCCGTTGGCCGCCACGGCCCGGCGCGCCGGCTGGATCGGGTCCAATATCCTCCTTGGCAAGGTCCCGGAATGGGGAAAAATCCACATCGTTCAAAACGGCGTCATTCGCGACAAGGAGCTGGTTCTTGCGGAATGGCAGAAGACACTCTTTCTCCGCGATCAATCGCTGGAGGCGCGGGGTTGGCTGCTCGACGTGATGAAATGCGTCGAAGCGCTGGGCAAGCGCGACTTTACCCTTGAAGAAGTCTATGCCTTTGAACGGCATCTTGGCGATCTGTATCCGGGCAACCAGAACGTCCGGCCGAAGATTCGCCAGCAGCTTCAATTCTTGCGCGATCGTGGGTTTATCGAGTTCCTGGCTCGAGGCAATTACCGATTGAAATCTTGAGAGGTCGACATGGCTTGGTTTCTCAATTTCTATAGATGTGAAAGTTGCCGCCGCCGCTGGACAGATGAATGGTCCTGCATGTGTGACAATGAATGCCCACACTGTGGCGCACGCGACATGACGCCGATCAGGAGCGAAGACCTTACTGATCTTATCGAGCAGGAAGGCAGTGAATTCGTCGTAATGCGCTCGCCCGACACGGCAGAACATGATCCCGACTATGAAGAAGTCGGACGCTTCCCTACGCGCGCAAAGGCGGAGGAATTTTTGGTCTCGACCGAGTTAGACTAATCTTTGGCCGATATCCATCGGTAACGCTCGTAGCTCTAAGGTATTCTTCACCGAACGCTGACCACCGCGACCGCCAGCAGCGACATCATGATCATCGTGGTCATGAGTTGCAGCGAGACCGTGGGCTGGCTCCGCCACTGCGCGATCTTCTCGGAAAACGACAGGCCGGCGTCGGAGAACATCGGCGCGTAGGCGCCGGCGAAACGTTTCGGGAATCTTGCGGCGAGCAGCGGCGTGATCGCGGCGTAGACCAGCGAGGCGAGCACGACGTAGATCGCGGCGCCGTAGCGATCGCCGACGATTTCCGGGGCACCGATCATCTTCAGCGCCAGCACGGCGGCGGCGAAGGTCGGCATCCCCTGCAGGATGGCGGTGAGCGCAAAGCCTTCGAGCCGGTTCCGCGCGGATGACTTCGGTGCGGCGATGGCGTTCATGGCGGCGTTTCCTCGGCAGTCGGGTGATCCGATGCCGCCAATCTAGCCGCGCGTGCCCGTCTGCGACGTGATGCGCGTCACGCCGGCAGCGGGCCCCGGCAGATTTATTCCGATTTTCGGAATTTAACTTGACGCGGGACCCAACTCAGATGTTCAATGTGCGCGTCTCACCCGACACGAGGGGCGGGTCGCGATCGTCACGAACGCGGTGTGAGATGCGGTGGACGCGGAATGCGCAGTCGACGAATGCGCGTGAAGCGGACGGTGAAGTCGTGTGGTCCTGACGCCCTCATGGTAGGTGTCTCTCGAATTGCGCGGTGCGCGTTGCGGAGACGGTGACAACAAAGCCCAGTCTCGCCGGGGAGAGCACGAAGTAAGCCGCACTACCATCGCGCAGGGAAGGCCGGGTTGTTTCCGGTTACACCTGTGGTCCTACCCCCGTGCTTTCTACCCATTGCACGGGGCCCATGGGTGCGATCGGCACCCGGTCTTCCCTGCGCCCTCTGTTCAGACGGAGGGCAAACGAAATGCAAAGCTCGGGCGAAACGCGCCGCGAGA
The window above is part of the Bradyrhizobium sp. PSBB068 genome. Proteins encoded here:
- a CDS encoding restriction endonuclease, with the protein product MKLGFEESQTSYTSGSQSARAWTEAWVKAWAYCPHCGTAKMSQFPNNSPVADFLCGSCSEEFELKSQKGKFGPKVADGAYKTKCERLAASNNPNLLLMNYDLKPLAVVNLLIVPKHFFVHDIIEERKPLAATARRAGWIGSNILLGKVPEWGKIHIVQNGVIRDKELVLAEWQKTLFLRDQSLEARGWLLDVMKCVEALGKRDFTLEEVYAFERHLGDLYPGNQNVRPKIRQQLQFLRDRGFIEFLARGNYRLKS